The proteins below come from a single Parageobacillus thermoglucosidasius genomic window:
- a CDS encoding CoA-acylating methylmalonate-semialdehyde dehydrogenase, which translates to MSSATTVQTLKNFIGGQWVESSSGKVELVPNPATGEALAYVPISSREELDQAVAAAKEAFKTWSKVPVPRRARILFRYQQLLVEHWEELARLVTLENGKSYDEAYGEVQRGIECVEFAAGVPTLMMGQQLPDIATGIESGMYRYPLGVVAGITPFNFPMMVPCWMFPLAIACGNTFVLKPSERTPMLANRLAELFTEAGLPAGVLNIVHGAHDVVNGILEHKDIKAVSFVGSQPVAEYVYKTAAAHGKRVQALAGAKNHSIVMPDADLDYAVTNIINAAFGSAGERCMACAVVVAVGDIADELVERLKKAADEIQIGNGLQKDVFLGPVIRQSHKERTIKYIEIGEKEGALLVRDGRRDSATSGEGYFIGPTIFDHVKPGMTIWTDEIFAPVLSVVRARDLDEAIQIANKSEFANGACIYTDSAKAIRQFREEIDAGMLGVNVAVPAPMAFFPFSGYKNSFYGDLHANGRDGVEFYTRKKMVTARY; encoded by the coding sequence ATGTCTTCAGCGACTACTGTACAAACATTGAAAAACTTTATAGGTGGACAATGGGTAGAATCTTCTTCAGGAAAGGTAGAACTCGTTCCTAATCCGGCTACTGGAGAAGCGTTGGCTTATGTTCCAATTTCTTCACGGGAAGAATTAGATCAAGCGGTTGCAGCAGCAAAAGAAGCATTTAAAACATGGAGCAAAGTGCCTGTACCGCGCCGCGCCCGCATTTTGTTCCGCTACCAGCAGCTTCTTGTTGAGCATTGGGAAGAGTTAGCTCGCCTTGTTACATTAGAAAACGGCAAAAGCTATGATGAAGCATATGGTGAAGTTCAGCGTGGGATCGAATGCGTAGAGTTTGCTGCGGGAGTTCCTACTTTAATGATGGGGCAGCAGCTTCCAGACATTGCGACGGGGATCGAATCAGGCATGTACCGCTATCCGCTTGGCGTCGTTGCCGGAATTACGCCTTTTAATTTCCCGATGATGGTCCCATGCTGGATGTTTCCTTTGGCGATTGCCTGCGGAAATACGTTTGTGCTGAAACCGTCTGAACGCACGCCGATGTTAGCCAACCGTTTAGCTGAACTATTTACGGAAGCCGGTCTTCCTGCAGGCGTCCTAAATATTGTTCATGGAGCGCATGATGTCGTTAATGGAATTTTAGAGCATAAAGATATTAAAGCGGTTTCTTTCGTCGGTTCACAGCCGGTCGCCGAGTATGTATATAAAACGGCGGCCGCACATGGAAAACGGGTGCAAGCTTTGGCAGGTGCAAAAAACCATTCCATTGTTATGCCAGATGCTGATTTGGATTATGCCGTTACCAACATTATTAATGCCGCGTTTGGCTCGGCAGGGGAACGCTGCATGGCATGCGCAGTAGTAGTGGCCGTCGGCGATATTGCGGATGAACTTGTGGAACGTTTAAAGAAAGCAGCCGATGAGATACAAATCGGCAACGGTTTACAGAAGGACGTCTTTTTAGGTCCTGTCATTCGCCAGTCGCATAAAGAACGGACGATTAAATATATCGAAATCGGCGAAAAAGAAGGAGCGCTGCTTGTTCGCGACGGCCGCCGCGATTCTGCTACAAGCGGAGAAGGCTACTTTATCGGGCCAACGATTTTTGACCATGTGAAGCCGGGCATGACGATTTGGACAGATGAAATTTTCGCTCCTGTCTTGTCGGTTGTTCGGGCTCGAGATTTAGATGAAGCCATTCAAATTGCCAACAAGTCTGAATTTGCCAACGGCGCATGCATTTACACGGACAGCGCGAAAGCGATCCGTCAATTCCGTGAAGAAATCGATGCCGGCATGCTCGGTGTCAATGTGGCAGTCCCGGCGCCAATGGCGTTTTTCCCATTCTCTGGTTATAAAAATTCTTTCTATGGAGACCTTCATGCAAATGGCCGTGACGGCGTTGAATTTTACACGCGCAAAAAAATGGTGACAGCAAGATACTGA